Proteins found in one Choloepus didactylus isolate mChoDid1 chromosome 3, mChoDid1.pri, whole genome shotgun sequence genomic segment:
- the LOC119529770 gene encoding annexin A7: MSHPGYPPTGYPPFPGYPPAGQESSFPPPGQYPYPSGFPPLGGGAYPSAPSSSYPGAGGYPAPGGYPAPGSYHGAPQPGGAPSYPGGQGFGAPGGAGFSGYPQPLAQSYGSGPAQIPIPGGFPGGQMPSQYPGGQVSYPNQPAAMIQGTQGTIRPAANFDALKDAEILRKAMKGFGTDEQAIIDVVANRSNDQRQKIKAAFKTMYGKDLIKDLKSELSGNMEELILALFMPSTYYDAWSLRNAMKGAGTQECVLIEILCSRTNQEIREIVRCYQSEFGRDLEKDIRSDTSGHFERLLVSMCQGNRDENQNVNHQMAQEDAQRLYQAGEGRLGTDESSFNMILATRSFPQLRATMEAYSRMANRDLFSSVSREFSGYVESGLKAILQCALNRPAFFAERLYYSMKGAGTDDSTLVRIVVTRSEIDLVQIKQMFYQMFQKTLGTMIASDTSGDYRRLLMAIVGQ, translated from the coding sequence ATGTCACACCCAGGCTATCCCCCCACTGGCTACCCACCTTTCCCTGGATATCCTCCTGCAGGTCAGGAGTCATCTTTCCCCCCTCCGGGTCAGTATCCTTATCCTAGTGGCTTTCCTCCTCTGGGAGGAGGTGCCTACCCATCAGCACCAAGTAGCAGCTACCCCGGAGCTGGAGGCTACCCTGCCCCTGGAGGTTATCCAGCCCCGGGGAGCTATCATGGTGCTCCACAGCCAGGAGGGGCCCCATCCTATCCTGGAGGCCAGGGATTTGGAGCCCCAGGTGGAGCAGGCTTTTCTGGCTACCCACAGCCACTAGCACAGTCGTACGGCAGTGGCCCGGCACAGATCCCCATACCAGGTGGCTTTCCTGGAGGGCAGATGCCTTCTCAGTATCCTGGAGGACAGGTCTCCTACCCTAATCAGCCTGCTGCAATGATTCAGGGCACTCAAGGAACAATCCGACCAGCTGCTAACTTTGACGCCTTgaaagatgcagaaattctcCGAAAAGCGATGAAGGGTTTTGGGACAGACGAACAGGCAATTATAGATGTTGTAGCCAACCGTTCCAACGATCAAAGGCAAAAAATTAAAGCAGCTTTTAAGACCATGTATGGCAAggatttaatcaaagatctcaaatCCGAGTTAAGTGGAAATATGGAAGAACTGATCCTTGCTCTGTTTATGCCATCTACGTATTATGATGCCTGGAGTTTACGGAATGCAATGAAGGGAGCAGGAACTCAGGAATGTGTCTTGATTGAAATTTTGTGCTCGAGAACAAATCAGGAAATCCGAGAAATTGTTAGGTGTTATCAATCAGAATTCGGACGAGACCTCGAAAAGGACATTAGGTCAGATACATCAGGGCATTTTGAACGTTTACTTGTATCCATGTGCCAGGGAAACCGTGATGAGAACCAGAATGTGAACCATCAGATGGCTCAGGAAGATGCTCAGCGTCTCTATCAAGCTGGAGAGGGGAGGCTTGGGACGGATGAATCTTCCTTTAATATGATTCTTGCCACAAGAAGCTTTCCTCAGCTGAGAGCTACTATGGAGGCTTATTCCAGGATGGCTAATCGAGATTTGTTCAGCAGTGTTAGCCGCGAGTTTTCGGGATATGTTGAAAGTGGTTTGAAGGCCATCTTGCAGTGTGCCCTGAACCGCCCTGCCTTCTTTGCTGAGAGACTGTACTACTCCATGAAAGGCGCCGGCACCGACGACTCCACCCTGGTCAGGATTGTGGTCACTCGCAGTGAGATTGATCTTGTACAAATAAAACAGATGTTCTATCAGATGTTTCAGAAGACCCTGGGCACAATGATTGCAAGTGATACCAGTGGAGATTACCGAAGGCTTCTTATGGCCATCGTGGGCCAGtag